One segment of Rubripirellula amarantea DNA contains the following:
- a CDS encoding flagellar hook assembly protein FlgD: protein MSAIGQSASANFSAKESASQIGEARDAYNELDTDGFLKLMINELQNQDPLNPMDNSEMVAQMGQIREIGATDQLSEVLTNLSASQELVTASSLIGQTVNGLADDASSIDGIVDRITVETNSEEGTRTIKVHVGAKTMDIKNIREIQPG from the coding sequence GCAAACTTCTCAGCCAAAGAATCTGCATCTCAGATCGGCGAGGCACGCGACGCTTACAACGAGTTGGATACCGATGGCTTCTTGAAGCTAATGATCAACGAGCTGCAAAACCAGGATCCGCTCAACCCGATGGACAACAGCGAAATGGTGGCTCAGATGGGCCAGATTCGCGAGATTGGTGCCACCGATCAGTTGTCCGAAGTGCTCACAAACTTGTCCGCGAGCCAAGAGTTGGTGACCGCTAGCAGTCTGATCGGACAAACCGTCAACGGGTTGGCTGACGATGCCTCGTCTATTGATGGCATTGTTGATCGCATCACGGTGGAAACAAATAGTGAAGAGGGCACAAGAACGATCAAAGTTCATGTTGGTGCCAAGACGATGGACATAAAGAATATTCGAGAAATTCAACCTGGGTAG